The genomic window ATCCCCTTTAGTGTCTGAAAAGCAATGAGGCAATGGCTGTTGATATAAAACCTTTTACCATGATTCAAATAGATAATTCAGTTTAGGCAAatgtacaaattttattttatttttttactatattGTTCCTGCTTAATATTCACTGATCTTGTATTTGAGACAAGCGgcactgaattttttttactgtattttctaCTTTTACATTAAAACATCGACATCTTAATGATATATTTCAGGTATAAAAAGAAATGTGAGAGATACTCTTTTAGCTTGATAACATTCTAAAGCAATAGAGACCATTACAAAGACTGTATGTCTGAACCTGAAAGTCTTAGATTTTTAATCCTGCTGAAGAAAAATCTCTAATCACCTTCTCTAGAAGTCCATAGTGGCTGGCCATTATGCTTCTTTGCAAGGACATAGCAGTGTGGCTAAGAGGACCCGCTGGGAGTGCCAGGCAGGGCAGATGAGTACAGAATGAGCCACAGCGTGAACCGAGGTCACACTAAGTAACTCTCATCTGAACAGAAGTGCAACAGCCTCGGAGAGCACTTGTCCCTAATGGCAGTGTAATTCACATCACATTACTTCCACTGCCTGGCAGTTTTAATAGTTCCTTTCcactaaatttaattatttttgcattttctgtATGTCCTTGAAAAATAACCTATATTTGAACAGATATTGTTTTATACAAGAATTTTTAAATGGATAATACTGAGTTTGGCCAAAGTTATGTCTTATTGAACTTTTATTAATCTGTGGGGATTAGATGGGATTTTCCCATGTATacaacacaataaagaaaaaacttactttcatctctttgggtctgggaaTTCTAATCATGGTGTCCAGTGtgaagaccaaaaaagaaaaaaagaaagaaatggcagcAAATAATCCTTTCAGTGTCCTGATTAAGATTTACCTAAACTCACTGCTCTGGGCCTTAATAGGCTGTAATAAGCTCAAGTAAAATGAACTGAATCCAGGAATTCAGCACTTCCTTTATCTTCTCTTAACCTGTTTTGGGAGAAGCTACAATGTTATTCAGAATATTGCCTTCACAAGGCTACTCGTTCACAATACATAGAATACACTGTTTGCATATTTGAGATCTCATTCTATGTTTGCTACCCAGAATTTTCAGAATGTgtcaagaaaatatatatatattttttaaattgcattttttttttttggtttttctttgagaatcttaaaagcaTTCTAGGTGTGGTTTTCTTCTCCCCGGATACCAAACTCACTTTTGAAGTATTCTCAGGCTTAAAgaccagatttttaaaaaaaaaaaaaatccagtgtttTGATTTCCAAGATATTTGGTCTTATTTACATTCAggttaaaagaaaagagaggacagAGGGGAAAGGATTATGTTTAATAAACATGTGGCTTTGTTTTGTCCTTACTAATAGAAATTTAATGGGTCCTGATTTTGTGGGTTGGGGGTAGGTCTTGAAGTAGGGTAGCATGTGGCTCAGGCTAGCCCTGAATTTTCTGTGAAGCTGGAGATTATCTTGAACTATTACtcgccttcctctacctcctgctgctgagattacaggcatgtgccaccatgcccagtttaagatttttaccttaaaaaaaaaaagacaaaacaagtaCACAGAGGTTTCATTCTAAGTTCCACACGTGTAATGTACTGTGCTTCTATCCACACTGTTCCATTACCTTTTTACCCCCCATTCCTCCACTGTCTTCCTTTTATACCTTCACCTTGTGATAGCTGTTTATCTAAAgagatgtgtgtatgtagacaccCTTGTGGCTGTGATAAAGGTCATCAGTTCATCTCCAGCTTGGTTCCTTCATTTCACATGTCCTGAGTGTATAGTGGCTTCAGCAACAGGAACTTGGAAATAGTCCTGACAGGAAGTTAAGCAGGAGCAGAGACTGAACTCTGCTCACtggctttcttacacagcccaggcacATGGGCCCAGGGATGGGATTGCCCACAGCCTTTAAGAAAATCCTCCACATACCACAGGCCGATTTGATGGACACAGttccttaattgaggttccctcttccaaggtGACCCCAGGTTtctcaagttgacagctgaagcaaACTATGATAATGTATTTTGCATATTTGACTCTTCGCTAAAGTCAGTGTGGCTAGCCACTAGATTTCTTGATGTATCTTGGCACTTTAAAGCTCTTTAACCTTCGATACTATATAACCTTTGAAAATGAAGTCAGCACCACACTTTTGTTTTGATGCTGTTGGTAATGAGGTCTCATCATACAGCATCATAGAGTGCTCAAGAGCCCTGACACTGGAAGCCCCCGTTGCTCGTGTGTGAGTCCTGGCTTTATTGCTTACTAGCTTTGTGAACTAATCTGTGTGCCTTAGTCTCATGTCTACCTCAAAGTGTGGCTTCACAGATTAAAGCTTTGTAAAGTGGTTTTTATCACAAAATAAACACCATATATGAATGTTTCCTATTGTTACTCTGTATTCAAAACATAACCTGTAAAAACTGATCATGTAGATTGATCTAAATCTACTCTTTTGTTCTTAGCTCTCTAACTCCTTCAGCCAGTGTTTGTACCAGGCTTAAGACCTAAAACATGAacattacagttataaaatattAGACATACATTCAGAACAATGGTGGCATGTTTTGAATGCTTACTTTGGATCAGCCCAAATCTTGGGCTGAGATTTATGGctcagttaaaaaacaaaacaaaaataaaattaaagtattagTGAATATATTCAAATGCatagttatatatacatatattctaagTCATATACCCACTAGGTTGGGACTAGTAATTCCTGATCTAATTGCCATGTAGCACAGTGATGATCTGTGACATTCAGTTTAATCTGCACATTGTGAGACTCCATTTAAGCTTATTTTAAGTGGTATGcctatatatatctttttttttgactTGTAAAATGTCAGCATAGTAAAGTGCTTATGAAGatgtttataaagatttattaaatTCATATACATCAATACAAAAGCATTGTACTTTAAGGCAATTTCACAATTCACAGAGCATATATATGTTAGCCATTCTAAGCATTTTCCTTTACATTGTAATTGTTGTAGTTTCAGTTGTATCATGGTATTGGTGGCCTTTGTATTTACTAAAACAGTTCTTGAGAAGTTGCCCAGGCTtgacctcctgtctcagcctccagaacagTGAGAACACAGCCTTGCCTAGCTCACTGGTGAtttataagatttttattttatgtgtgctttgcctgcctgtatgtacacacaccacatgtgtgcctgggtCCTCCAGgatagagttacagacaattttgagccaccatgtaagtgTTGGAAATAGCAAGTgttttgctgagccatctctccagccctgcctctgtGCTATCAGTTTACTTTAATAGGGCCGCCTTTTCTTCTAGACTGCTTGTCATGATTTAGGATACAGTGTATCTTGGTAGAATGGTCTGCACATACTTGAAGAGATGTATTCTGCTGTGAAGTAAAAGTTTTATCAGATCTAGTTATCTGGTGGTGGTcagtttttgtattttgtatacTGATTTAATGTATATATACCATTTTCTCTAAGAGAAGcatgttaaaatttttatatttgtgtattatcTAGTCTCTTTTCTGGAGGGCAGTACTGGTGATTAAACCTAggacttcatacatgctaggcaagagctctatcATTCCATTGTCTTGGTGAGTTAGACAATTTGTCTAGGACAGTATCTGCTCTTATTATAGTCTCTCTGGCTTCATACTTACATTGtccttttacttttaactttacATCACTTGAATTGCGCTTTCTGTAAACAGCATAGTTGACTTATATTTTTCCCTGAGTCTGTGTTTTTATGAATCTCTTTACATCATTTGCATTTATTGTGAGGATTAATGTGTTTAGATTTAGTTCTACAATCTCATGCAACACTGGTTTTGACCCTGTCATTTGAGCATACTTTAGTATTCCATTCTGATCCATTATTATACCAATGTATCGCTTTGTGTAGGTTTTTTAGTGGTTGCTCTAACAAGTGTGTCTAACCTGTAGGCCATATACATCCACAGCTATGAGTGTGGCCCAGAAATTTGTGTATGACATTGTGTTGCAGCATCAAAATTAGGGTTTTAATTCTTAAATATCTAAGAGtgagcattttcttttctcaacAACTATACTCTCACCTGTTGCCAGTTTTCCATATAAATACTGTAAATGCTCTGGTTTAGGAAGCTCAGCCTCTGGAGTTGAGGGGATTTCAAAATCAGAGGAGCTCTGTGAATCCGCCTGTGTGCTGGTTAGTAATGTTTTCTCCTCAGGTGGGGATTTCTTGCCACTCACAGTATCTGGTTCTCCAATGTGAGGACCTCCATTTACTTCATCTCTGCTTTTCGAATCACAGTAAGAATCCTGTGGACCATGTGCATTCTGTTCCATTTGAGAGGCGGAAatattctctctgctttttggtgtGTAGGCATCTCTGTTCAAAGATGTGCTATCCCCAGCCCTTCTCTCTTGGGACGATAACAAAACAGTATCACCCTGACTGTCCCAGCCTTGACTTCCTTGATCTGTTATGTGTGTTGACTGAgatgaattctgggaagagatgTGAGTGGATTCTCCATCAGAGTCAGTGAGGAGCCTTGGTGACTGAGATTCCCTCGTCTCTATGGAGGAAGGTAAATTTTCCAAACATTCATCTGTGACATCATCTTTTCTTTTGAAGAACACTTCCCACTGTGGTGTGTCTGCATCAGCATTTTGCTGGGGGACTGTTGCAGGGTCCAGACCTCCCTGCAGTGAAGGCGGGGTTTCTAACTCTTCTTCAGTGTCACTGTTAGATTCTTCACAGTCTATGAAGTTGGCCAGAGAAACCTTCTGCATACTGTCTGCTTTGTAGCACCCAGGGCTTTGTTTcagttcaggctggtcttgtgGCAATGCCTTCACTGGAAATACCTCAGGATGAAGAGTTAGCTGGTATGGAACTTTGTGCCTTAACGGTATTGGTAGAGGGTCATCAAAGAGATCATCTTCCtcctctgaaaaaaacaaaaacaggcatgTAGGGAACAAGGGAATGAGACTCCTCAGTGAGAGTTGGAGCTGTACCATTTACCTGTTTCAAATCTTGGAATGGTATAAACACAGGTGCCAGTCTGCAAAGAGGTAATAAAAGGCTGCCATCTGTTGAGAATATAGGTCAGTACTTCTCACACTTGTGGGACCACTTGACTCACAGGGtgaccttttttttcttaaaggattttgttttcagttatatgtatgtgtatctgtttgAGTATGTGCCCATGAATGACGTGCCTGAAAACATCAGCAGTGTTagatccctgaagctggagttagaggcagttgtgagccaactATCGTGGATGCTGATTTAATTCTCCTGTGTGTGGACTATCCATGGAACATTTTAAGAACTAAGGGATACAAAGGCTTGGTCAGCAAACTTACAGAAAATGATCTATAAGCCCCCAAATCTAATTCTACGCCTTCTGCCCTTGAGCTGTCTTTGTGAGCCACCTTTCCTGAAAAGGGTAGCTACCACCCCTGAGCAAATAAGCCTCTCTTTCAGAAAATGGaggccatcacagaaaaccacaactggacgCAATGCAGAAATCAATGGATAATGTACATCATAGCTCCCGCCTCTATGGCTGAGGGAATACTGTGGAAGAGGCGACAGACTGGAAATAAGTCAAAATACCAAGAAGTCTCCTGTGAAAGTTGAATAATGACAATATCAATTGACACATTAATGTGAAAGGGTGCAATTTTCCAGGGTTACACCCCTAGACAACGtgactacaggcaactaatgactgctgggagaattagcttctccagggatgagccccctTATGAGTCATCAATGCATTGTTATCAGCCCTGATACcatatatacaaacaacaaaaaccagcacatgtttctctgtgcatatacataatacatgtgtgtatgcataataataaaaggttattaaCTTGAAGGGGGATGTGGAaagggctggaggaaggaaaaggagggaaagtGATGATCATATTTTAAAACCCACTCAATAAAACCAGTGACATGCATGGACTAAAATATGCATATtgcttataaaataaatcatCCTTTAGTTCCAAGGCCAATGCCTTCTGACTTTGGAGGGCACCagctacacatgtgcacagatataCCTAAGAGCAAaactcatatatatacataaaatctcaaaagtaatttaaaattagaTTCTAAATGAGTAGAAATATGGAAGCTAAAATGGAAaacagacctgagttcaaatcctagcccTATCACTTCCTGCTAGACTTCAGGGGACTTTCTAAATTGTCTAAATTCCAGTGTTCTCTTTGGCAAAGTCAGACTGACACCACTTGGAAGTTTGTTTACATGTCTAGTTGTAGCGTGTAGAAGATGAGGACTTGCCCTGTAGAAGTGTTCAATACACAGAATCCTTCTCCAGTGAGAATTCACTTCTGGCACTTCACCAAAGGATGCAAATCTGAAGTCGTAACCACCAAGTGTGGCTGCTATAAGCCAACAAGGCTTTGCTCAGAATTTGAAGTTCTCATTTCTAGTCAGATCTTATCTATGTTCttaattacaaaacaaaatagcagTATAAGAAAGTAGAATGAGTGGAGAAGAACTATTTGTGTAGTACCCCTGCTCTGTCTGATCAGAACCAAAGGAAGCTAAGTCTCTTCAGCATCCTAGCAAAAATTCTCTGGGGTGACAACACAGCCCTCCTGTCACAGGTGCATTTGGGAAGACTAGAACCATTCTTACCTGAGTCTACATAGATTGTTCTGGTTCTCTTCAGTTTTCCAAGTGGTTTGTACTTTGGTTCGGCACTTCGGGAAGATCGGCACAGAGGCTTTAAACTGATATAAATCAGAATATTTGACTTTTCCTTTTGGGAAAGTTGCTGAAGCATAAACATCACTTAGAGAGATTAGAACAAAGCCATAGGGCGACCAAGTGAGCATTTGTGGGAGATAAAGGCAATGTTTAATAAAGGTCTACAACTTAATGAAGTGGCCAGTGGAAGCACTTACATACAACGTTAGTAGATACCAATCATGTACAGCGGGAACCGTCTTAACAGATTAAAGCCAAACTTGAATCTTTGCTCTTAATGAGCTCTATCCCAAGACAAGATAAGTCACCCATTGAAACCTAGCATCCGGAGAGTCTAGGAGAGGTGCTTCTTCTCCGTTTAATGGCATTTATTTACCTCTTGCAAGGATCCCACAAAGTTGATCTGATTCCAGAGTCACAAGCTGAAAGCCAGGTCACAGAAATAAGATCTGCAGGGGGTCCACCCTCACTGAGGGCTACACTACCTACTTTCCTTCTGCCAGCTTGCTCGAAGCCTTGAGGATCAGAGCCAACACAGCAGATGGTGGCAGCCATGAAGCTCCCAACCTGACTACAGCCAGACTTCTATTTGTCATCTATGTTCTCATGTCTGTGATATTCCCTGGCTCAGTACCATGTGGCACCTCCAGAATCTGCTGTTACTGCTTCTCTCTGTAGCCATTTCATGCATTCTCTTTGGGTAACTTTTACCAAGTGAAGGTCACTCTCCACCTACCTACCCACAACAGATTGCCCAATAGAAATGCAAGCTAGGAGTACAAGATAGGATAACAAGCACTCCAAATGATTCTAAGTATATTCCCATTTAAATCTATAAGACAATCTTAAATCTCAGTGATCCGGATTAAGTTCTTAACTCTTGCCTTACTAGCCAGCATGTTGCTTTCTTGACACTACCATGCTTTCTGGCTTTTAACTAACATTTTTAGTCTACTAAAAATGGTGTCAGCTGGCACAAATAACCTTATACCAAGATAATCTAGTCCCTGCACTAGGTCACTCTAAAaagattgtgtttttatttctgtattcatGTGTCCATCACGTTTGAGGTGAATATGTTCCATGGAGGTTAGAAAGGGCATTGGGTCCGCTGGAGCTGGAATTAGAGCTAGTTGTGCAGCtttggatgtgggtgctgggaaccacactcagggcctctggagagctcttaatcactcagccatctctccagcttaccAGTTCACATCTTAAGAATTGGCCACTCAGGGAgggtagagggagagaggaggaagggaaaggagtggagaaaaatgtacagctcaataaaaacaataaaaaagaattggccactcataagtagatattatatgtaaagcaaaggaaaaccagactacaatccacaggtccacagaagctaggtaacaaggaagaccctaagaggaacACATGGATCTTCCAGGGAAGGGGAGTTAGTTGAgatttcctgggtaaactggggacaaggagggtaaaggggaggggatgggaaatgagaacatgagggaatgatGGTCAAAGTGGGTAGGGAGAGCagtgaaagagagatcttgatagagggaaccaCTATGGGGTTAGAGAAAttccccagaatccacaaggatgaccacagctaagtCTCCTGGCAACAGTGGAGAGagagcccaaactggccttcccctgtaatcagattggtgaataccccaactatcatcatagagccttcatccagcaactgatggaaccagatgcagagatccacaaccaagcaccaggaaTCCaattggagagagggaagagaatatATGAGctagggaggtcaagatcatgatggagacaTCTATAGAGGCAGCTGAACCAAGTTTGTGGAAATTCaggaactctagactgacagctgtggagtctccatgggactgaactaggccccccacatgtgggagacagtggtgaagcttgacTGTCTGTAGGGCACCTGGCGGTAGGATCGggatctatccctggtgtatGAGTTAGCCTactggagcccatttcctatggtgggatgccccAACTTAAAGTGCCAGACCTTTTGTTGACTTCCTATGGGAGCCCATACTCGTTgggaggagggtggaggggaactgtggatggaatgtaaaatgaaattaaataatcaAAGAATCATTGCTTTGGAGTGAAGATGTTACAGTtggaaaatgaatacaaaagaaaatgtttaattacatGTGGGCTTCTAATAAAGCATAAACAAAATTGGCCACCAGTAACTTCCACTTCCACTCCTCCCGCCGTCAGAACATGTATCTTTCTTTCCCATTTGCGGGACTGAGCTCTGGCTCAGTCTAGCTCTTATTCCTCGTGCTTCCCTGGTGATTTTTGTCCTTGACAGCCTCCCACCTGTCTGGTCCCAAGAAATCTTTTTTCCCAAAGTCTGGCATTTGGACAAAACCCAGCATCCTCTTCGAGACTTGAGAAAGTAGCCTGTACCTGCTAAAAGGAAGCATTGTCCTTGTCTCTGGCACAAGGACCCTGGCTCTTCCGTTAACATACGCCTGTGGTGCCTATGGCATATCAAGCTCCTAGACACATTGAATCCCTACACTTCAAAGACCTCCACCTCAGTTTCTATTCCCCTTCTCTCAGGTACCTGTTCCTTTGAAaaccctgggcagtggtggctcaccgCCTAGACTGCTCCATAGCCTGGAGCCTGTTTCCCACTTGTCTCTCAAAGCTCGGTGCTGTATGTGTTCATCAGTCTCAGGCAGATTTTCAAGCATAGCACTCCCATGCCTCCCAGCCAGAGCCACCAATAGCAACCAATAGCACACAAGAAAGACCCACAAACAGAAGCTACTCACACGTCCATGACCTTATCCACGGTGAGGCCTACTGGAATGACGTTTGGATATGCATTCACTGGACAGATGTAGCTCAAAAAATCTTTAATctagaaggaatataaaatgcATCAGCTATCTCTGATGGGAAATTGAGGTGCCACTCTATTCCCAGTTCCTAGTATACAGACCAGTTGAGAGGCCTCTCCATGGAAATAAATGAAGAGGGGACATACAGACACAATGGAGTTGTGTCCAGCCATAAGGAACAAACTAtgtcatttgcagaaaaatggataaaaactAGAGATCATTGTGTTAGGCAAAATAAGCCAACTCAGGCAAATAGCGCATTTTGTatcatgtggatacacacatacatggtgcatGTACAGATACATGATAGGAAAGCGGGAGAGTAACTATGGGACAGGGACTatcaggagagaaagagatagtctagtctgttttctctcatttgtggaaaCTAGGTCTAACAATACATAATGGAAACAGATGGGGGACTGTTTCAGGAGAGGAAGGAGACCagtgagagggagaggagggacaaGGGAGGGTAATGGTGGGCAAAAATGAACAAAGTATGAAGATATATTTGTATGAAAATGTTAtgataaaattcattattttgtatgctaactaaaatattaattaaaaaaagaaaactgagggtGTCAGAAAAGAGAGGTATAGGAAAGGGCAGCAGAGCTTCCTTGTGACCCTGCTTCAGTGCTGGCTGCACATGGGGACCACCGAGGGACCTGCCAAACAAGACACACGCACTGGCAATGCCTTGGCCTCATTCCCCTAAACGCTCCCTGTGCTGCGCTACGTGGGAGTCTGGGAACTTGCACAGTTGAACTTTGTTCAGGTTTCTGCTCCACAGAAAGAGCTTGAGTTCCTAATTAATGGAATCTAAAAATGGTGCCTTTGTAAAATTCGACATTCATTTTTTAGTCCAAGGCCAGTTGCCTACACATTTGGCAAACCCTCTTCCATGTGAGTTAGAATACAGCTGAATATTGACCATAATAGATACAAGAAAAGAAGGTCTTGTACCTTTTTCCGCGTATAAATAGTCATTACCAGGGCAACTGCATCTTGGAGATCACTCGATTTGCTCTAATGCCTATTCTTATGGAATCAAATACCACGCAGTGGCTACCACCTTTGAAGACACCAAACTCTTCTGCCCATTACATCTTAGTTTGCAGTTACTAAAGTGAGCAATGCAGTCAAGCCTGAATGCAATAGCACTCAAGGAGTCCAGTATGACTGGGTCCAGTAGTGATCTCCGGTGGCCCAGGGCCTGCAGGTCTCTCCTAGTAGACAACTTAGGACAACCTGCTTCTGTGCacatttctctagtgccagagaGAGGACCCCttactgatgtgggatgcccctttgtgtgctgtgaatatgttttattactattggttaataaagaagctgctttggcctatgacagggcagaatagtgctaggtgggaaatccaagcagagatagagggggaaagagggcagagtctgagagacGCCAGCAGCCACCAGGGAAGCAAGCTGTGAGATGACAAGCCACAAGCTTTGTGGTAAAATGTAAACTAATAGAAACgggttattttaagttttaagagctagttaataataagcctgagttaacaAGCCAAACAGTAtgtaactaatattaagtctctgagtgattattgTAAAAGTGGCTGCGGGACCAGGCGGGACAAGAAACCTCCAGTTATACCTTACCACAAAGTCTGAAACACTGGATGTTAAGGTGTCTGAACGCTGTTCACACACAGGTGGATGTGGACAGGGAGCACACACAAGACCGAAGCAGAAGGTGTCCTGAGCAAAGCTGCTAGCCACTGCAGGC from Microtus pennsylvanicus isolate mMicPen1 chromosome 4, mMicPen1.hap1, whole genome shotgun sequence includes these protein-coding regions:
- the Dclre1c gene encoding protein artemis isoform X3, with translation MFLFQGSNGTVLYTGDFRLAKGEASRMELLHSGGRVKDIQSVYLDTTFCDPRFYQIPSREECLRGILELVRSWITRSPHHAVWLNCKAAYGYEYLFTNLSEELGVQVHVDKMDMFRNMPDILHHLTTDRNTQIHACRHPKAEEYFQWNKLPCGITSKNKTALHTISIKPSTMWFGERTRKTNVIVRTGESSYRACFSFHSSYSEIKDFLSYICPVNAYPNVIPVGLTVDKVMDVLKPLCRSSRSAEPKYKPLGKLKRTRTIYVDSEEEDDLFDDPLPIPLRHKVPYQLTLHPEVFPVKALPQDQPELKQSPGCYKADSMQKVSLANFIDCEESNSDTEEELETPPSLQGGLDPATVPQQNADADTPQWEVFFKRKDDVTDECLENLPSSIETRESQSPRLLTDSDGESTHISSQNSSQSTHITDQGSQGWDSQGDTVLLSSQERRAGDSTSLNRDAYTPKSRENISASQMEQNAHGPQDSYCDSKSRDEVNGGPHIGEPDTVSGKKSPPEEKTLLTSTQADSQSSSDFEIPSTPEAELPKPEHLQYLYGKLATAFMVLVENSAILGSRVSRLSMKTLNT
- the Dclre1c gene encoding protein artemis isoform X2, with the translated sequence MSSFQGQMVEYPTISIDRFDRENLKARAYFLSHCHKDHMKGLRAPSMKRRLECSLKVFLYCSPVTKELLLTSTKYKFWEKRIIAIEIETPTQIALVDEASGEKEEVVVTLLPAGHCPGSVMFLFQGSNGTVLYTGDFRLAKGEASRMELLHSGGRVKDIQSVYLDTTFCDPRFYQIPSREECLRGILELVRSWITRSPHHAVWLNCKAAYGYEYLFTNLSEELGVQVHVDKMDMFRNMPDILHHLTTDRNTQIHACRHPKAEEYFQWNKLPCGITSKNKTALHTISIKPSTMWFGERTRKTNVIVRTGESSYRACFSFHSSYSEIKDFLSYICPVNAYPNVIPVGLTVDKVMDVLKPLCRSSRSAEPKYKPLGKLKRTRTIYVDSEEEDDLFDDPLPIPLRHKVPYQLTLHPEVFPVKALPQDQPELKQSPGCYKADSMQKVSLANFIDCEESNSDTEEELETPPSLQGGLDPATVPQQNADADTPQWEVFFKRKDDVTDECLENLPSSIETRESQSPRLLTDSDGESTHISSQNSSQSTHITDQGSQGWDSQGDTVLLSSQERRAGDSTSLNRDAYTPKSRENISASQMEQNAHGPQDSYCDSKSRDEVNGGPHIGEPDTVSGKKSPPEEKTLLTSTQADSQSSSDFEIPSTPEAELPKPEHLQYLYGKLATVLSWEAEYQGYR